Proteins encoded in a region of the Flavobacteriales bacterium genome:
- the sucD gene encoding succinate--CoA ligase subunit alpha, protein MSVLVNKDSKVIVQGFTGSEGTFHAGQMIEYGTNVVGGVTPGKGGQTHLDRPVFNTVDEAVEKAGADVSIIFVPPAFAADAIMEAAEAGIKVVVCITEGIPVADMVKVKEYLTDKDCTLIGPNCPGIITAGEAKVGIMPGFIFNKGTVGIVSKSGTLTYEAVDQITKAGLGQTTAIGIGGDPIIGTTTKQAVELLMNDPETEGIIMIGEIGGNLEAEAGAWIKENGTKPVVAFIAGETAPAGRTMGHAGAIVGGEADTAAAKKAILRDCGVHVVDSPAEIGAKMAELLNVPA, encoded by the coding sequence ATGAGTGTATTAGTAAACAAAGATTCTAAAGTAATAGTACAAGGGTTCACAGGAAGTGAGGGTACTTTTCATGCTGGTCAAATGATAGAGTATGGTACTAACGTTGTTGGTGGAGTTACTCCAGGTAAAGGAGGGCAAACTCACTTAGATCGTCCTGTTTTTAACACAGTAGATGAAGCTGTAGAAAAAGCTGGTGCAGATGTGTCTATAATCTTTGTTCCACCTGCATTTGCTGCAGATGCAATTATGGAAGCTGCTGAAGCGGGAATTAAAGTTGTTGTTTGTATAACAGAAGGTATTCCAGTAGCAGATATGGTTAAGGTTAAAGAATATTTGACTGATAAAGATTGTACACTTATTGGGCCAAACTGTCCAGGAATTATTACAGCTGGAGAGGCTAAGGTAGGAATTATGCCTGGTTTCATCTTTAACAAAGGAACTGTTGGTATTGTAAGTAAATCAGGAACTTTAACTTACGAAGCTGTTGATCAAATTACAAAAGCTGGATTAGGACAAACTACAGCAATTGGTATTGGAGGTGATCCAATTATTGGTACAACAACTAAACAAGCTGTTGAATTATTAATGAATGATCCTGAAACAGAAGGTATCATTATGATTGGAGAAATCGGTGGTAACCTTGAAGCTGAAGCTGGAGCATGGATTAAAGAAAATGGAACAAAACCTGTCGTAGCATTTATCGCTGGAGAAACTGCTCCTGCTGGTAGAACGATGGGACATGCTGGTGCTATTGTTGGTGGTGAAGCGGATACTGCTGCTGCTAAGAAAGCAATCTTAAGAGATTGTGGAGTACATGTTGTTGATTCTCCAGCTGAGATTGGAGCTAAAATGGCTGAACTTTTAAATGTACCTGCTTAA
- a CDS encoding glycosyltransferase family 2 protein — MENSTFITLTQKYFSRFSYGPQQLNIPVRKKTKLIVVIPCYNEAELIRSLASLKACTVPNAICIDVITVVNHSERASEAIKLQNEQTYKAAVKFGEQHSDESLQFLTLKAFDLPKKHAGVGLARKIGMDEALYRFQALNEDGVICCFDADSLCEFNYFEAIYQAFNDNTINGASIHFEHPVEGDEYASNIYKGIIDYELHLRYYKNAIKYTGAPYAFHTIGSSMAVRASAYAKQGGMNKRKAGEDFYFLSKIIQLGNFGEICTTKVIPSPRVSDRVPFGTGKAIGDIIDQQIEDYTTYSFDAFIDLKLFFAQIEMSYHKNNYEQLPTSIQKFISSSKYTNKIEEIKKNTKTLKSYTQRFYFVFDAFWILKFVHFYRDTIQENLLLNDQAIRLLEAFDLPFNKRLNNQELLSIYRKFDC; from the coding sequence ATGGAAAATAGCACGTTTATCACCTTAACTCAAAAATACTTTTCTAGATTTTCTTATGGCCCCCAACAATTGAATATTCCCGTTCGGAAAAAAACAAAGTTAATTGTTGTTATTCCTTGTTATAATGAGGCTGAATTAATCCGTTCTTTAGCTTCATTAAAGGCTTGCACTGTTCCCAATGCTATTTGTATTGATGTGATTACGGTAGTTAATCATAGTGAGCGGGCATCCGAAGCTATAAAGTTACAGAACGAACAAACTTATAAAGCTGCTGTTAAATTTGGGGAGCAACACTCCGATGAATCCTTACAATTTTTAACCTTAAAAGCTTTTGATTTACCAAAAAAACATGCTGGAGTAGGATTGGCAAGAAAAATAGGTATGGATGAAGCTTTATACCGTTTTCAAGCATTAAATGAGGATGGAGTTATTTGTTGTTTTGACGCTGATTCTTTATGTGAATTTAATTATTTTGAAGCCATCTATCAAGCTTTTAATGACAATACGATTAATGGTGCTTCTATCCATTTTGAGCATCCTGTTGAAGGAGATGAATATGCTTCTAATATTTATAAAGGAATCATTGACTATGAACTCCACCTCAGGTATTATAAAAATGCCATTAAATATACTGGGGCTCCTTATGCCTTTCACACTATTGGATCGAGCATGGCTGTTAGGGCAAGTGCTTATGCCAAACAAGGCGGAATGAACAAGCGTAAAGCAGGTGAAGATTTTTATTTCTTATCTAAAATTATACAACTTGGCAATTTTGGGGAAATTTGCACTACTAAAGTCATCCCCTCTCCAAGAGTTTCTGATCGTGTTCCTTTTGGAACTGGGAAAGCCATTGGAGATATCATTGATCAACAAATTGAAGATTACACGACATATAGCTTTGATGCATTTATTGATTTAAAATTGTTTTTTGCTCAAATTGAAATGAGTTATCATAAAAATAACTACGAGCAACTTCCCACTTCTATCCAAAAATTTATCTCCAGCTCTAAATACACCAATAAAATTGAAGAGATTAAAAAAAACACCAAAACCTTAAAAAGTTATACGCAACGCTTTTACTTTGTTTTTGATGCTTTTTGGATTTTAAAATTTGTTCATTTTTATAGGGATACGATTCAAGAGAATCTCTTACTTAATGATCAGGCTATTCGTCTTTTAGAAGCATTTGATCTACCATTCAATAAGCGCCTAAACAATCAGGAATTACTCTCGATCTATAGAAAGTTCGACTGTTAA
- a CDS encoding DUF2853 family protein — protein MSKRDDLIALYAKELKEKAGVTADMDLLTKVTIGCGPAIYNKDASTVSGSDEAELATVKNNYLIKKLGLKDSPELDKAIGEVVEQLGKSNRNKYRACFYYLLCVKFDKASVYEK, from the coding sequence ATGAGTAAAAGAGACGATTTAATCGCATTGTACGCAAAAGAATTAAAAGAAAAAGCTGGTGTTACTGCTGATATGGATTTGTTAACAAAAGTAACGATTGGATGTGGACCTGCTATCTATAACAAAGATGCTTCAACAGTTTCAGGATCAGATGAAGCTGAGTTAGCTACTGTTAAGAATAACTACTTAATCAAAAAGTTAGGATTAAAAGATTCTCCTGAATTAGACAAAGCAATTGGAGAGGTTGTTGAGCAGTTAGGAAAATCTAACAGAAATAAATACAGAGCTTGTTTCTACTATTTATTATGTGTAAAATTCGATAAAGCTTCAGTTTACGAAAAATAA
- the pdxH gene encoding pyridoxamine 5'-phosphate oxidase codes for MSLEEVKSYINSIRRDFADRPLSEAVVKENPFEQYAVWFEEAVNSQILDPYAMCLSTATKTGIPSSRIVYMRDIIDEQFIFYTNYNSQKGIELAENPNAALNIHWGELERQIRIEGIVTKVDEAISDSYFAARPKESKIGAWASKQSNQLVDRKELELKVQQLTEQYKGSEEIPRPDFWGGYQLNPTRIEFWQGRPSRLHDRIIFEKIDQQWKIARLSP; via the coding sequence ATGAGTTTAGAAGAAGTAAAAAGCTATATTAATTCTATCAGAAGGGATTTTGCTGATCGTCCTTTGAGTGAGGCTGTAGTAAAAGAGAATCCGTTTGAACAGTATGCAGTTTGGTTTGAAGAAGCTGTTAATTCTCAGATTTTAGACCCCTACGCCATGTGTTTATCTACTGCTACTAAAACAGGAATTCCTTCCTCTAGGATTGTTTACATGCGCGATATTATTGATGAACAATTTATCTTTTACACCAATTATAACAGTCAAAAAGGAATAGAATTGGCTGAAAACCCAAATGCTGCTTTAAACATTCATTGGGGTGAGTTGGAACGTCAAATTAGAATCGAGGGGATTGTTACTAAAGTTGACGAAGCTATCTCGGACAGTTATTTTGCAGCTCGACCAAAAGAGAGTAAAATTGGAGCATGGGCTTCTAAACAAAGTAATCAATTAGTAGATCGAAAGGAATTAGAACTGAAAGTTCAACAACTTACTGAACAATATAAAGGTAGTGAGGAAATTCCAAGACCCGATTTTTGGGGAGGTTATCAACTCAACCCAACTCGAATTGAGTTCTGGCAAGGAAGACCCAGCAGGTTACATGACCGTATTATTTTTGAAAAAATTGATCAACAATGGAAAATAGCACGTTTATCACCTTAA
- a CDS encoding histidine kinase produces the protein MTYNNFIVCLFFLSTTSVFSQSENLPYSLPDSTLDAILVELQNNAYEQALTIVDSALEYEHVLLKEQEQLTHHRYLSQLYGFKGQISWVLDNNYSDDYFLKSIQYAQKINDSNTVGKNYLNLGRVYETKANYSTSIRYYIEALPYLKKDCGLYSRTLDNISYSLCIQEKYTEALPYLYQAHSIAESCNDTIQKVNIYNSIAAFYTSTKIHKDSIPFYLNKALVLAKTYKYLEGISIANSNYADYYLAYEDYDKALKYCQFGLTEAIAIKDIESKGISLLQLGLIHFKLAHYQQAIHFYEEAILTFNQIHATNYEADVFFNLSESYKQIGNYEQAYLHFKTYQTLNDSINSAKKAKEFNDVLIKYETNKVKAEKALIVKENIIQEQTIQQNKIQFMTLIVIFTLILIVVIIVGVYLNARKKAKLIELELAETQHRLNMEKKLRKSEIKSIRAQMNPHFIFNAINSIQALVLNKNKDEAYQYLHLFSNLMRNTLDFSEQEFITLATEIDFLSSYLALEQLRFNGELSYEIEHRSIPTEALIPSLIIQPFVENAIKHGLFHKQGKKMIRVHFKVIENGYLNCKIIDNGVGRKAVEAIQKRMLNKHHSFATEAIDRRISILKSFYGSKVNCEIIDLFLEDGVTPKGTAVNITLPLKLVK, from the coding sequence ATGACCTATAACAATTTTATTGTTTGTTTATTCTTTTTATCCACTACATCTGTATTTTCTCAAAGTGAAAATCTTCCATATTCTCTACCCGACAGTACACTAGATGCTATTCTCGTTGAACTACAAAACAATGCTTATGAACAAGCTTTAACCATTGTAGACTCCGCATTGGAATATGAACATGTATTACTTAAAGAGCAAGAGCAATTAACTCATCATAGGTATCTATCCCAACTTTATGGATTTAAAGGGCAAATTAGTTGGGTATTGGACAATAATTATTCAGACGACTACTTTTTAAAAAGCATTCAATATGCTCAAAAAATCAACGATTCCAATACTGTTGGTAAAAACTATTTGAACCTAGGTCGTGTCTATGAGACAAAAGCAAACTATTCAACCTCTATTCGTTATTATATCGAAGCTTTGCCTTATTTAAAAAAGGACTGTGGTTTATACTCCCGAACGTTAGATAACATCAGTTATAGTCTTTGTATTCAAGAAAAATATACTGAAGCTTTACCCTATTTATATCAAGCGCACTCTATTGCAGAATCCTGCAATGACACCATTCAAAAAGTAAATATTTATAATTCTATTGCGGCCTTTTACACCTCCACAAAGATCCATAAAGATTCTATTCCCTTTTACTTGAATAAAGCACTTGTTCTTGCTAAGACTTATAAGTACTTGGAAGGTATCTCTATCGCAAACTCTAATTATGCTGATTATTATTTAGCCTATGAAGATTATGATAAAGCCTTAAAATACTGTCAATTCGGTTTAACTGAAGCTATAGCGATAAAAGATATAGAGTCTAAAGGAATTAGTTTATTACAACTGGGACTTATTCATTTTAAATTAGCTCATTATCAACAAGCAATTCACTTTTATGAAGAAGCCATTTTAACTTTTAATCAAATTCATGCAACGAATTACGAGGCAGATGTTTTTTTTAATTTGTCTGAATCGTACAAACAAATAGGGAATTATGAACAAGCTTACCTTCACTTTAAAACTTATCAAACTTTAAACGATAGTATTAACAGTGCTAAAAAAGCAAAAGAATTTAACGATGTACTCATTAAATACGAGACCAATAAAGTTAAAGCTGAAAAGGCTTTGATTGTTAAAGAAAATATTATTCAAGAGCAAACCATTCAACAAAACAAAATACAGTTTATGACTTTAATTGTCATATTCACTTTGATTTTAATTGTTGTAATTATTGTAGGTGTTTATTTAAATGCTAGAAAAAAAGCCAAACTAATTGAGCTAGAATTAGCAGAAACTCAGCACCGATTGAATATGGAAAAAAAGCTTAGAAAATCTGAGATTAAATCTATTCGAGCACAAATGAACCCTCATTTTATTTTTAATGCTATTAACTCTATCCAAGCATTGGTTCTTAATAAAAATAAAGATGAGGCCTATCAATACCTCCATCTCTTTTCCAATTTAATGAGAAATACATTAGATTTTTCTGAACAGGAGTTTATTACACTAGCCACTGAAATTGACTTTTTATCCAGTTATTTAGCTTTAGAACAACTCAGGTTTAATGGGGAGCTTTCTTATGAAATTGAACATCGTTCTATTCCTACAGAAGCGTTAATCCCCTCTCTCATTATTCAACCTTTTGTTGAAAACGCTATTAAGCATGGACTATTTCATAAACAAGGTAAGAAAATGATTAGGGTTCATTTTAAAGTCATCGAAAATGGATATCTAAATTGTAAAATAATAGACAATGGAGTGGGAAGAAAAGCGGTAGAAGCCATACAGAAAAGAATGCTTAATAAACATCATTCGTTTGCTACCGAGGCTATAGATCGGAGAATCTCTATTTTAAAATCTTTTTACGGCTCTAAGGTCAACTGTGAAATTATTGATTTATTTTTAGAGGATGGTGTAACTCCAAAAGGAACAGCTGTAAATATTACTTTACCCCTTAAACTCGTTAAATAA
- a CDS encoding DUF1801 domain-containing protein, whose product MISDLDLFYEKQEEPNKSCFLALRSIIQSLDPNITEAYKYKLPFFLYKNKMFCYLWKDKQTNFPYIGVVKGNEIDHPLLEQGNRKKMKVLSISPNEDIPIEALEAILKTAINLY is encoded by the coding sequence ATGATTAGTGATTTAGATTTATTTTACGAAAAACAAGAAGAACCGAATAAGTCTTGTTTTCTAGCATTACGTTCAATTATTCAAAGTTTAGACCCTAATATTACTGAAGCATACAAGTATAAGTTGCCTTTTTTTCTTTATAAAAACAAAATGTTTTGTTATTTGTGGAAAGATAAACAGACTAATTTCCCATACATAGGTGTAGTTAAAGGGAATGAGATTGATCATCCACTATTGGAACAGGGAAACCGAAAAAAAATGAAAGTACTCTCTATTTCTCCCAACGAAGATATTCCTATTGAAGCTTTAGAAGCTATCTTAAAAACTGCTATTAATTTATATTAA
- a CDS encoding YdcF family protein: MKKKKTMKWGAFGILLWFLIHQISIVYDGLTDEEVKVEMMVILGNKVKQDGTLSLRLKARLDKGVALYNQGLAPMIVVSGGLGKEGHFEGTKMAEYLIQNGVEKERIKIDNQGNTTQLTAANFKKLFPKVKKVMIVSQFYHISRTKLAFRKQGVTQVYGVHCDYFEWRDAYSLFREFFGYYKYLFLN; the protein is encoded by the coding sequence ATGAAGAAGAAAAAAACAATGAAATGGGGGGCATTTGGAATCCTCTTGTGGTTTTTGATTCATCAAATTTCTATAGTGTATGATGGGCTAACAGATGAAGAAGTTAAGGTAGAAATGATGGTTATCTTGGGAAATAAAGTGAAGCAAGATGGGACATTGTCACTCCGCTTAAAAGCAAGGTTAGATAAAGGTGTAGCACTTTATAATCAGGGATTAGCTCCGATGATTGTCGTTAGTGGTGGTTTAGGTAAAGAAGGCCATTTCGAGGGAACAAAAATGGCTGAATATTTAATTCAAAATGGGGTAGAAAAGGAGAGGATTAAAATTGATAATCAAGGAAATACTACACAATTAACAGCTGCCAATTTTAAAAAGTTGTTTCCAAAGGTAAAAAAAGTGATGATTGTTAGTCAGTTTTATCATATATCAAGAACAAAATTAGCGTTTAGAAAACAGGGAGTTACACAAGTTTATGGAGTACATTGTGACTATTTCGAATGGAGAGATGCTTATAGCTTATTTCGAGAGTTTTTTGGATATTACAAATATTTATTCTTAAATTAG
- a CDS encoding LytTR family DNA-binding domain-containing protein, whose protein sequence is MSINCILIDDERSARNNLANLLQRHFPDITILAKATNLMEGVEKIKQLQPEIVFLDVEMPQYSGYEIIDFFDRIDFQIIFVTAYDKYAINAFEVNAVDYVLKPIHSSKLIDAVNKAKLKLHDQELLCNYEKIIQEFKTGIPKTILITDNNYKQNIVIENIIAIEAQRSYANIHLNDNRKILVSKNIGYFEEELKTEQLFFRSHKSWLINIKYIINYSKTKLIVNLKGDISAKLSRYKTVQIDGVLYSS, encoded by the coding sequence ATGTCGATAAATTGTATTCTAATTGATGATGAACGCTCTGCCAGAAATAATCTGGCGAACTTACTTCAGCGTCACTTTCCTGATATAACTATTTTAGCAAAAGCAACCAATCTAATGGAGGGGGTGGAAAAGATTAAACAATTGCAGCCAGAAATTGTATTTTTAGACGTAGAAATGCCTCAATATTCTGGTTATGAAATCATCGACTTCTTTGATCGAATTGACTTTCAAATTATTTTTGTCACAGCTTACGATAAGTATGCTATTAATGCTTTTGAAGTTAATGCAGTTGACTATGTCTTAAAACCTATTCATTCATCTAAATTGATTGATGCGGTGAATAAAGCTAAACTAAAACTACATGATCAAGAGTTATTATGTAACTACGAAAAAATTATACAAGAATTTAAAACCGGCATTCCTAAAACGATTCTTATCACCGACAATAACTACAAACAGAATATTGTTATAGAAAACATTATAGCCATTGAGGCTCAACGCTCCTATGCTAATATTCACCTCAATGATAACAGAAAAATACTGGTATCTAAAAACATTGGCTATTTTGAAGAAGAATTAAAAACGGAACAATTGTTCTTTCGTTCCCATAAATCTTGGTTGATTAATATTAAATATATCATCAACTATTCTAAAACCAAATTAATTGTTAACCTTAAAGGGGATATTTCTGCCAAATTATCTAGATATAAAACGGTACAAATTGATGGCGTTTTATATAGTAGTTAA
- a CDS encoding patatin family protein — MKHEKIALVLQGGALRTVFTAGVLDAFVSQNFYPFSHYIGVSGGAMCLSYYLGNQYRVTLEIIKSLSEDKEFINILNAFKEEGIVNLKHLKHFTTSEYPINYARAIEKTETAIVEFVATNIDSGKPEYLRPHRHSWNDCLIASSTLPIYSKGIHELEGKKLMDGGWSDPIPVQRAIELGATKIIVIRTSPKQQKDKLSYLNYLGSFWNKEKEAWKKCIKEEHLYYNSAIDFMNQQHEGVEIYQIAPPQKLKTSSHSSSRKKAEYDYRTGLDLGLQFILNNQANLI, encoded by the coding sequence ATGAAACATGAAAAAATTGCATTGGTCTTACAGGGTGGAGCTTTAAGAACTGTTTTTACCGCTGGAGTTTTGGATGCTTTTGTAAGTCAAAACTTCTACCCTTTCAGCCATTATATTGGAGTTTCAGGTGGTGCCATGTGCCTATCTTATTACCTTGGTAATCAATATAGAGTTACCTTAGAGATCATCAAATCATTATCTGAAGACAAGGAATTTATCAATATTTTGAATGCTTTTAAAGAAGAAGGTATTGTTAATCTTAAGCACTTAAAACACTTTACCACTTCTGAGTACCCCATAAACTATGCTAGAGCTATTGAAAAAACTGAAACTGCAATTGTTGAATTTGTTGCCACCAATATTGATTCTGGAAAACCAGAGTATTTGAGGCCTCACCGCCATTCATGGAACGATTGCTTGATTGCTTCCTCCACTCTTCCCATTTATTCTAAAGGAATTCATGAATTAGAGGGTAAGAAATTGATGGATGGTGGGTGGAGTGATCCTATTCCTGTTCAACGCGCAATAGAATTAGGAGCCACAAAAATCATTGTTATTAGAACAAGTCCTAAACAGCAAAAAGATAAACTATCTTATCTTAACTATTTAGGTTCTTTTTGGAATAAGGAAAAGGAAGCTTGGAAAAAATGTATCAAAGAAGAACACCTTTACTACAATTCAGCCATTGATTTTATGAATCAACAACATGAAGGTGTAGAAATATATCAAATTGCCCCTCCTCAAAAGTTAAAAACAAGCTCGCATTCTAGTTCAAGAAAAAAAGCTGAATATGACTATAGAACAGGGTTGGATTTAGGCTTGCAATTTATCCTTAACAATCAAGCAAACCTCATTTAG